Proteins encoded within one genomic window of uncultured Desulfobacter sp.:
- a CDS encoding iron ABC transporter permease yields MIPALLRATPAPSWRIPGRTRTGKMTQTQQAHAGSVQGKFFFLGVLLLLLIISGSFIITLGQVPMTVRQVYLTLVEGLIPGGFDIEPIITHVVWHIRMPLITGTVMCGVGLGICGCVMQAVLKNPMASPFTLGISSGAHFGVSLAAVFGVTFLDGPYFLVGNAFVCAALCSGFIIALSALRGATSETLILAGIAVNYLFQAANQLFTYIADDEQRTIMSYWGMGSLSDLNWHSLGFLGAICLICIPFLYRNAWDLNLMTTGDDCAKSMGVDANAVRMSVMVVASLLVAAIVAFTGVIGFVGLVAPHIARIIIGNDHRFLIPASGGIGGALLLIANAVSMNILGGVVIPVGIIMSMLGIPLFLYLIIRGKRREFWS; encoded by the coding sequence ATGATACCGGCGCTTTTAAGGGCCACCCCGGCGCCTTCCTGGCGGATCCCCGGCAGAACCCGTACCGGAAAAATGACGCAGACCCAGCAGGCCCATGCCGGTTCCGTCCAGGGTAAATTTTTTTTTCTGGGCGTTTTGCTTCTGCTGCTGATTATTTCAGGTAGTTTCATCATTACTTTGGGACAGGTGCCCATGACTGTTCGCCAGGTTTATCTCACCCTGGTCGAGGGGCTGATTCCAGGCGGATTTGATATTGAACCTATAATCACCCATGTGGTCTGGCACATCCGCATGCCGTTGATCACCGGCACCGTGATGTGCGGTGTGGGGCTAGGCATCTGCGGGTGCGTGATGCAGGCAGTGTTAAAAAATCCCATGGCAAGTCCCTTTACCCTGGGGATCTCCTCGGGCGCTCACTTTGGTGTCTCTCTGGCCGCTGTTTTTGGTGTCACCTTTCTGGACGGGCCCTATTTTCTGGTGGGGAATGCCTTTGTTTGCGCGGCCCTTTGTTCGGGATTCATTATTGCGCTTTCGGCCCTGAGAGGAGCCACATCCGAAACACTGATCCTTGCCGGTATTGCGGTCAACTATCTGTTCCAGGCCGCTAACCAGTTGTTTACCTACATTGCCGATGATGAACAGCGGACCATCATGTCCTACTGGGGCATGGGATCGCTCTCGGATCTCAATTGGCACAGCCTGGGGTTTTTGGGTGCCATCTGTTTGATCTGCATTCCGTTTCTTTATCGCAACGCCTGGGATTTGAACCTGATGACCACAGGCGATGACTGCGCCAAGAGCATGGGCGTTGATGCCAATGCGGTCCGTATGTCTGTCATGGTGGTGGCAAGCTTATTGGTTGCCGCTATTGTGGCCTTTACCGGAGTCATCGGATTTGTGGGGCTTGTGGCCCCTCATATCGCTCGGATCATCATCGGCAATGATCATAGATTCCTGATTCCGGCATCCGGCGGTATCGGCGGCGCATTGCTTTTGATTGCCAATGCCGTGTCCATGAATATCCTGGGCGGCGTTGTTATTCCGGTGGGCATCATCATGTCCATGCTGGGGATCCCCTTGTTCCTCTATCTGATCATCAGGGGTAAACGCCGGGAGTTCTGGTCATGA
- a CDS encoding SPFH domain-containing protein — MVALWKIGFVFLIAVFSVASIRVNRQYARSVVFRFGRLKGVKEAGIFWIIPVVDQIVRVDLRTRQLDVPKQTIITRDNISVDVDAVIYYHVNDPAQAVVEVEDYEGATALIAQTMLRDVLGQNELDSILSDREVLNQKIQALLETVTAPWGICVDIVTIRDIALPENMLRAMARQAEAERERRARVILADGECQASQQMSEAAKVYEATPAALKLREFQTLSEIAKERNLIVVTGTTDATGTMIGCAKAIDR; from the coding sequence ATGGTCGCTTTGTGGAAAATTGGATTCGTTTTTCTTATCGCCGTGTTTAGCGTGGCGTCTATCAGGGTCAACCGTCAATACGCCCGGTCAGTGGTCTTCCGATTTGGCCGCTTGAAGGGTGTAAAAGAGGCCGGTATTTTTTGGATCATTCCGGTGGTGGATCAAATCGTCCGGGTGGACTTAAGAACACGTCAGCTTGACGTGCCTAAACAGACTATTATCACCCGGGACAATATCAGCGTGGATGTGGATGCCGTGATTTATTACCACGTCAATGATCCGGCCCAGGCGGTGGTGGAAGTTGAAGATTATGAAGGGGCCACGGCGCTCATTGCACAGACCATGCTCCGGGATGTTTTGGGGCAGAACGAACTGGATTCGATCCTTTCGGATCGGGAGGTCCTGAACCAGAAAATTCAAGCCCTGCTTGAAACCGTGACCGCGCCCTGGGGGATCTGTGTGGACATTGTCACCATTCGCGACATTGCCCTGCCCGAGAACATGCTCCGGGCCATGGCCCGTCAGGCCGAGGCCGAGCGGGAAAGACGGGCCCGGGTCATTCTGGCGGACGGCGAGTGCCAGGCCTCACAGCAGATGAGCGAGGCGGCCAAAGTTTATGAAGCCACCCCGGCCGCACTCAAACTCCGGGAGTTCCAGACCCTGTCTGAAATTGCCAAGGAACGTAACCTGATCGTGGTCACCGGCACAACAGATGCCACCGGCACCATGATCGGATGCGCAAAGGCCATTGACAGATGA
- a CDS encoding sirohydrochlorin cobaltochelatase, translated as MHQHGYIGRKMRLPKLKDHPAIIIATFGTSTTGQAAMDAVEAQIAESFADHQIYWAYTSEIIRKRRGLPSLLETLAKVESDGYRKAVVQPLHIFPGTEYQQVQESSLYFPGLRVIVGETLCHRWNFIEAVLEEVSGDFLSGKDQINLLALHGTPLAADPVNTIYMGINHLVSGMYDNVYAATVEGVPNIQSVAGRIKKDHARTPFARIRLIPMMFLAGMHVQGDLMGDKDSWRIIFEEMGMEVDCPTISCGAQKYFKGLAYRKACIQFFCQRLKRALDLMDHY; from the coding sequence ATGCACCAGCATGGATACATCGGCCGCAAAATGCGGCTGCCGAAACTTAAGGATCACCCGGCAATCATTATTGCAACTTTTGGCACTTCGACCACAGGCCAGGCTGCCATGGACGCCGTTGAGGCCCAGATTGCCGAAAGTTTTGCAGACCATCAGATATACTGGGCGTATACATCCGAAATCATCCGCAAAAGAAGAGGGCTGCCAAGTCTTCTGGAGACTCTGGCCAAAGTGGAGTCTGACGGGTATCGCAAAGCCGTTGTTCAGCCTTTACATATTTTTCCCGGCACAGAGTACCAGCAGGTCCAGGAGTCTTCCTTATATTTCCCCGGGTTACGGGTGATCGTGGGTGAAACCCTGTGCCACCGGTGGAATTTTATTGAAGCGGTCCTTGAAGAGGTGTCAGGGGATTTTCTCTCCGGGAAAGATCAGATCAACCTGCTTGCCCTGCACGGCACCCCTTTGGCGGCAGATCCGGTGAACACGATCTATATGGGCATCAATCATCTTGTCTCGGGTATGTATGACAATGTTTATGCGGCAACGGTTGAAGGGGTTCCCAATATCCAAAGCGTTGCCGGCCGGATAAAAAAAGACCATGCCCGGACACCGTTTGCCCGAATTCGTCTCATTCCCATGATGTTTCTGGCCGGCATGCATGTACAAGGAGATCTTATGGGCGACAAAGATAGCTGGCGAATCATTTTTGAAGAGATGGGAATGGAAGTGGACTGCCCCACCATCTCCTGCGGGGCACAGAAATATTTCAAGGGTCTTGCATACAGAAAAGCATGCATCCAATTTTTCTGCCAAAGGCTTAAGCGGGCTCTTGATCTTATGGATCATTACTAA
- a CDS encoding TerC family protein, whose translation MTDSLVLLALLIGLELVLGIDNILVISILVSKIEKAKRDFARVIGLSLAMIVRIIMLFILLKLASLTNPVISKFSIRDLILMAGGMFLLWKAVSEIHHTIEQEEEYDNNSGGSAVLTAAISQIVLLDIVFSIDSVITAIGLTDKIWVIITAVIASFAVLLFFAKPVGEFILKRPSIKILALSFLITIGITIFMEGMHKHVPKAYIYLPMGFALFVEALQLRYEHNKAKKKKIYTP comes from the coding sequence ATGACAGATTCGCTGGTGCTGCTGGCCCTGCTCATCGGCTTGGAACTGGTTCTTGGCATAGATAATATTTTAGTCATATCCATCCTGGTCTCAAAAATTGAAAAGGCGAAACGAGATTTTGCCAGAGTCATAGGCCTTTCCCTGGCCATGATCGTACGAATCATCATGCTTTTTATACTGCTGAAACTGGCGAGCCTGACCAATCCGGTTATTTCAAAGTTTTCTATTCGAGATCTCATTTTAATGGCCGGGGGCATGTTTTTGCTTTGGAAAGCGGTATCTGAAATTCATCACACCATTGAACAGGAAGAAGAATATGACAACAATTCAGGGGGCTCTGCTGTTTTAACCGCGGCCATTTCTCAGATCGTTCTGCTTGACATTGTCTTTTCCATAGATTCAGTGATCACTGCCATAGGTCTTACTGACAAAATATGGGTGATCATCACCGCTGTGATTGCCTCTTTTGCCGTACTCCTGTTCTTTGCAAAACCGGTGGGAGAGTTCATCCTCAAGCGTCCATCGATTAAAATCCTGGCACTCTCTTTTCTGATCACCATCGGCATCACCATTTTCATGGAAGGGATGCACAAGCATGTTCCCAAGGCCTATATTTATCTGCCCATGGGATTTGCGCTTTTTGTAGAAGCGCTGCAACTCAGGTATGAACATAACAAGGCCAAAAAGAAAAAAATTTACACCCCGTAA
- a CDS encoding SLC13 family permease, which translates to MTVQILVVSLILILTLVLLVSEKISVDKTAIGIMVLLALTGILTPAQAVKGFANPAVITVAAMFLLSRGLIRTGAVDFLTELVLKFSKGKRQFAFIIILVAVAVLSAFINNTPVVVLFIPIVMAMSCECDFSPSKLLIPLSYVSILAGTSTLIGTSTNIIVSDLAHLEGYDQLSMFELGRLGVPIALIGILFLFVVAPKLMPGRIGPVCELDEDKENKYIAELIATKESPLVGRRDIIRYADENLGLDVIEIFRNGSIFDPSRQNITIIPDDILLVKGAAQDLISCLQSKTLSLIHGDKNLTFGGKPEDDLIVELIIPPVSSLLREPLISAELQYDSDIRIIAIRSRLSYFSYRKIQKVKLKIGDIILVQCPRNKLDKIRRSSDFVIIEDIHHTIIDKQKAGIASGIFAAVVLAATLGLSDIMICALAGVFLMTITHCLSLKDAYRSLQAEVLLLIVGTLALGLAMQKTGATQLYAEAFLNMFSGMGPHMILFAIIFLTSVCSHILSNNATAVLLLPIAISTAVSLGVDTRPFIIGICFGASACYASPIGYQTNLLVYGPGGYKFSDFIKLGLPLNIMVVVLAGFFIPVFWPF; encoded by the coding sequence ATGACTGTCCAGATTCTTGTGGTTTCGCTCATACTGATCCTGACCCTTGTTCTTCTGGTTTCTGAAAAGATCTCGGTTGATAAAACTGCAATCGGTATCATGGTTCTGCTTGCACTGACCGGCATCCTCACGCCCGCGCAGGCTGTGAAAGGGTTTGCGAATCCAGCGGTAATCACGGTGGCAGCCATGTTTCTGCTGAGCCGCGGACTTATTCGCACCGGCGCAGTCGATTTTCTCACCGAACTGGTTTTAAAATTTTCCAAAGGTAAGCGGCAATTTGCCTTTATTATTATTCTTGTGGCCGTTGCTGTGTTGTCTGCGTTCATCAATAATACACCGGTTGTGGTGCTTTTTATTCCCATTGTCATGGCAATGAGCTGTGAATGCGATTTTTCTCCGTCCAAGCTTCTTATTCCATTGTCCTATGTGTCGATTCTGGCGGGTACATCCACACTTATCGGCACGTCAACCAATATCATTGTAAGCGATCTTGCTCACCTTGAAGGTTATGATCAACTCTCTATGTTTGAACTTGGCCGCCTTGGCGTACCCATCGCTTTGATAGGCATCCTTTTTTTATTTGTTGTTGCACCCAAGTTGATGCCCGGCCGGATCGGACCCGTATGCGAGCTGGATGAGGACAAGGAGAATAAATATATTGCAGAACTGATCGCGACTAAAGAAAGTCCATTGGTTGGGAGAAGGGACATTATTCGGTATGCTGACGAAAATTTAGGCCTGGATGTGATTGAAATTTTCAGAAACGGGAGCATTTTTGATCCATCCAGACAGAATATAACTATAATTCCTGATGATATTCTTCTGGTAAAGGGGGCGGCACAGGATTTAATTTCCTGTCTGCAGAGTAAAACCTTGTCATTAATTCATGGTGATAAAAATCTCACCTTTGGCGGGAAACCCGAAGACGATCTCATTGTAGAACTCATTATTCCCCCGGTTTCATCCCTTCTAAGAGAACCTTTAATATCTGCAGAATTGCAATACGACTCCGATATCCGCATTATCGCAATACGAAGCCGCTTGAGTTATTTTTCTTATCGAAAAATACAAAAAGTGAAACTTAAGATCGGAGATATTATCCTGGTACAGTGCCCCAGGAACAAGTTGGATAAAATCAGAAGAAGTTCAGACTTTGTGATTATTGAGGATATTCACCACACAATCATCGACAAACAAAAGGCTGGCATTGCTTCCGGAATTTTTGCCGCAGTCGTGCTGGCAGCTACTTTAGGGCTCAGCGACATCATGATTTGTGCCCTTGCCGGTGTCTTTTTGATGACAATTACCCATTGCCTGAGTTTGAAAGACGCCTACAGGTCTCTTCAGGCTGAAGTGCTTCTCCTGATTGTCGGGACATTGGCTTTGGGTCTGGCCATGCAGAAAACCGGTGCAACCCAGCTCTATGCCGAGGCATTTTTAAATATGTTCAGCGGCATGGGGCCGCATATGATTCTTTTCGCCATCATTTTTTTGACCAGTGTCTGCAGCCATATTCTAAGCAATAATGCAACCGCTGTGCTCCTGCTTCCCATAGCCATATCTACGGCAGTTTCCCTTGGCGTTGATACCCGGCCATTTATCATTGGCATCTGTTTTGGTGCAAGTGCCTGCTATGCGAGCCCCATTGGATACCAGACAAATCTTTTGGTATATGGTCCCGGGGGATACAAATTTTCAGATTTTATCAAGCTGGGCTTGCCGTTGAACATAATGGTCGTGGTTTTGGCCGGTTTTTTTATACCTGTTTTCTGGCCTTTTTAA
- a CDS encoding CGGC domain-containing protein, protein MEKVLIVGCKKMMDDVCIACSRCLVGFNRRDGEFAAYKDTDAEIIGLVNCGDCPGATIVTRLAQVSLWNKPMDEKVTKVHIAPCITDHCPHKDTIIKKIKAKSGVDVIEGTHPYKPDNIFA, encoded by the coding sequence ATGGAAAAAGTATTAATTGTTGGTTGCAAGAAAATGATGGATGATGTTTGTATCGCGTGCAGCAGATGTCTGGTGGGATTCAACCGCAGAGATGGCGAATTTGCGGCTTACAAGGACACTGACGCAGAGATAATAGGACTGGTCAACTGTGGTGACTGCCCCGGGGCAACGATTGTCACCCGGTTGGCTCAGGTCAGCTTGTGGAACAAACCCATGGACGAAAAAGTAACTAAGGTGCATATTGCCCCCTGTATCACTGATCACTGTCCCCATAAAGATACAATCATTAAAAAAATAAAGGCAAAATCCGGGGTTGACGTCATTGAAGGGACGCATCCTTATAAACCGGACAATATTTTTGCTTAA
- a CDS encoding VanZ family protein yields the protein MNCLIDEIKKRWKALTLVILTIITALSLFPMDALPAAPGTDKTHHFIAYALLMLPTALRKPANWILLGLFFILYSGAIELIQPFVNRYGEWMDLFANSAGVICGATIPTIWALCVNSKKKFGK from the coding sequence ATGAACTGCCTTATAGATGAAATAAAAAAACGGTGGAAAGCCTTAACCCTGGTTATCTTAACAATAATTACGGCTCTTTCTCTTTTTCCAATGGATGCGTTACCTGCAGCTCCCGGCACAGATAAAACACATCACTTTATTGCTTATGCGCTGCTCATGCTACCTACAGCGCTTCGTAAGCCCGCTAACTGGATCCTCTTGGGTCTGTTTTTTATTTTATACAGCGGTGCCATTGAGCTTATTCAACCGTTTGTAAACCGGTATGGAGAGTGGATGGATCTGTTTGCAAATTCTGCCGGTGTAATTTGTGGTGCGACGATTCCTACAATTTGGGCGTTGTGTGTTAACAGTAAAAAAAAGTTCGGGAAATGA
- the yjgA gene encoding ribosome biogenesis factor YjgA has translation MTLPPDNTPDEPQSLSKTKKKKMAENLQKLGEELSLLAVNQLEQLNLDPDLFKALVEAKSITANVAARRHRQYIGTLMRQVDPEPILAALEQLKAAPTGLYSPKPEIDPQTDKNIQALLDKLLAWDDDLMETILSADPDMDRQRLRQLIRNANKDITGQKKNSKSLQVLKEIIAQI, from the coding sequence ATGACGTTACCCCCAGATAACACACCCGATGAGCCTCAGTCCCTTAGCAAGACAAAGAAAAAAAAGATGGCCGAGAACCTTCAGAAGCTTGGCGAGGAATTAAGCCTGCTTGCGGTCAATCAGCTTGAACAGCTGAACCTTGATCCTGACTTGTTTAAGGCCCTGGTCGAGGCAAAATCGATCACCGCCAATGTGGCGGCACGGCGCCACAGACAGTACATCGGCACTCTGATGAGGCAGGTGGATCCGGAACCCATTCTGGCTGCACTTGAACAGCTAAAAGCTGCGCCCACCGGTCTTTACAGCCCTAAACCCGAAATTGATCCACAAACAGATAAAAACATCCAGGCGCTGTTGGACAAGCTGCTGGCCTGGGATGATGACCTTATGGAAACCATCCTGTCAGCCGACCCTGACATGGATCGCCAGCGTTTAAGACAGCTGATCAGAAATGCCAACAAAGATATAACCGGGCAGAAGAAAAATTCGAAATCCTTGCAGGTATTGAAAGAGATAATTGCCCAAATTTAA
- a CDS encoding pyridoxal-phosphate dependent enzyme, which yields MTCDHEQISVANAMVARKILKNHLLPSPLRRYPSIDGIVGARVYVKHENQNPTGTFKIRGGINLLHNLTAKGINGKITYSTGNNGTSVATSARMFNQKSIERQNHGNPNERRKCISP from the coding sequence ATGACCTGTGACCATGAACAAATAAGTGTAGCCAATGCAATGGTTGCCAGAAAAATTTTAAAGAATCACCTTTTGCCCTCGCCTCTGCGCCGGTATCCAAGCATAGACGGTATTGTTGGCGCAAGGGTTTATGTAAAACATGAAAACCAGAACCCAACCGGTACCTTTAAAATCCGGGGAGGCATCAACCTGCTGCACAACCTGACAGCAAAAGGCATCAATGGTAAAATTACCTATTCAACCGGCAACAACGGAACCTCGGTGGCCACAAGCGCCCGAATGTTTAATCAGAAATCAATTGAAAGGCAAAACCATGGCAATCCAAATGAGCGGCGCAAATGCATCAGCCCATGA
- a CDS encoding acetyl-CoA C-acyltransferase, whose product MKDVVIVSACRTAIGAFGGTLKDLNGAYLASITMKEAVKRAGIDPAIIDDVRYGTCVEHHDTLNTARVAALMGGIPDTVPAVTINRVCISGMEAVLSGMAMIQAGMADVILAGGTEHMSGVPYAVPKARWGCRLQDTSFVDALIHSLYCGSTLLPFDETSPVDTSQAPAADFLGQPYIMGHTAEFVAQLLGISRAEMDEVALRSHNNAERATNDGSFADEIVPVDVPRRKKDPVIFDKDEHFRPGITLEKLAALPPAFVPKIGKVTAGNASGINDGATGMVIMSADKAKALGLTPMAKIKATGIGACHPSVMGLSPVPAVKDLMAKSGITINDFDLIEVNEAFAAQYLGCEKELNLNRDITNINGSGIGLGHPIGSTGARIITTLVYAMKHKGKGLGLATLCGGGGVSMACAIEMF is encoded by the coding sequence ATGAAAGACGTTGTCATTGTTTCAGCCTGCCGAACGGCCATAGGCGCTTTTGGTGGCACATTAAAAGATCTGAACGGCGCCTATCTTGCCAGTATTACCATGAAAGAGGCCGTCAAGCGGGCAGGGATCGATCCCGCCATCATTGATGATGTTCGCTACGGCACCTGTGTGGAGCACCACGATACCCTGAATACCGCACGGGTGGCCGCGCTGATGGGCGGCATTCCCGATACTGTCCCAGCCGTCACCATTAACCGGGTATGCATTTCAGGTATGGAAGCGGTTTTGTCCGGTATGGCCATGATCCAGGCTGGCATGGCCGATGTCATTTTGGCCGGCGGCACCGAACATATGTCCGGTGTGCCCTATGCCGTACCCAAAGCACGCTGGGGATGCCGTCTACAGGACACCAGTTTTGTGGATGCCTTGATTCATTCTCTGTATTGCGGCTCCACGCTTTTGCCCTTTGATGAAACCTCTCCTGTGGACACTTCCCAGGCGCCTGCCGCCGATTTTTTGGGCCAACCCTATATCATGGGTCACACGGCAGAGTTTGTTGCTCAGCTTCTGGGCATCAGCAGGGCGGAGATGGACGAGGTGGCTCTTCGTTCTCATAACAATGCGGAACGGGCCACCAATGACGGCAGCTTTGCCGATGAGATTGTGCCTGTTGACGTGCCACGGCGTAAAAAAGATCCTGTCATCTTTGATAAAGATGAACATTTCAGGCCTGGTATCACCCTGGAAAAGCTTGCTGCCTTGCCCCCGGCATTTGTTCCAAAAATTGGCAAGGTCACTGCCGGTAATGCCTCGGGCATTAATGACGGTGCCACGGGCATGGTGATCATGTCCGCAGACAAGGCCAAAGCACTGGGGCTGACGCCCATGGCAAAAATTAAAGCCACAGGCATAGGGGCCTGCCATCCTTCGGTCATGGGGCTTTCTCCGGTTCCGGCCGTTAAGGATCTGATGGCAAAATCCGGCATTACCATCAACGATTTTGACTTGATTGAGGTCAATGAAGCCTTTGCCGCCCAGTACCTGGGGTGTGAAAAAGAGTTGAACCTCAACCGGGATATCACCAATATCAACGGTTCCGGCATTGGGTTGGGTCATCCCATCGGATCCACAGGCGCCCGGATTATCACCACGTTGGTTTATGCCATGAAACATAAAGGCAAGGGCTTAGGTCTTGCCACGCTTTGCGGTGGTGGCGGGGTTTCAATGGCCTGTGCCATCGAGATGTTTTAG
- a CDS encoding HD domain-containing protein: protein MPIDPVEIIRQFYDPESALFALLLDHSRQVVEKSLEIAKGVAHLNPDMDFIEKAAMLHDIGIFKTSSPKIGCVGKYPYVCHGFLGREILDGLGLPREFGLVSERHTGAGITLENIVQADLPLPHRDMVPVTLEEKIICCADKFYSKSSKKRDKVMTRKKIEKSLAKLNPGHAKRFSAWADEFGL, encoded by the coding sequence ATGCCGATAGATCCAGTGGAAATTATCCGTCAGTTTTATGATCCTGAGTCAGCGCTTTTTGCCCTTTTGTTGGACCATAGCAGACAGGTGGTTGAAAAGAGTCTGGAGATCGCAAAGGGCGTTGCCCACCTGAATCCGGACATGGATTTCATAGAAAAAGCGGCCATGCTTCATGACATCGGTATTTTTAAGACCAGTTCTCCAAAAATCGGCTGTGTCGGTAAGTATCCCTATGTGTGTCATGGATTCCTTGGACGTGAGATTTTAGACGGGTTAGGTCTGCCCCGGGAATTTGGTTTGGTTTCCGAACGTCATACCGGGGCTGGCATCACCCTTGAAAATATTGTTCAAGCGGATTTACCCCTGCCCCACCGGGACATGGTGCCCGTTACCCTGGAAGAAAAAATCATCTGCTGTGCAGACAAATTCTATTCAAAAAGTTCAAAGAAAAGAGATAAGGTCATGACCCGGAAAAAAATTGAAAAATCCCTTGCAAAGCTTAATCCGGGCCATGCAAAGAGATTTTCCGCCTGGGCTGATGAATTCGGCCTTTAG
- the prfB gene encoding peptide chain release factor 2 (programmed frameshift), whose translation MSVEYKQIISSITAKANQLKEYLDLPIKEKRLRELELLIAKEDFWNDADKATEMLKERTSIAGVIDTCNGIFSDIEDVEVMLELAKEESDKSAEQEAGQMLARLEKKVKRFSLEITLDGEDDARDAIVSINAGAGGTDSQDWAEMLFRMYTRWIDKKGYKCQIIDFQEGDEAGIKGATLHVAGPNCYGFMKAESGVHRLVRISPFNAGGKRQTSFAAVFVYPEIKDEINIDIDEGDLRIDVYRASGAGGQHVNKTSSAVRITHAPTGVVVQCQQESSQHRNREIAMKVLKSRLYQIEKQKQEQKRQSLHDGKDDNAWGSQIRSYVLHPYRMVKDHRIDLEIGDVDRVLNGDLDPFIEGVLMSGVLGN comes from the exons ATGAGTGTCGAATACAAACAGATCATCTCTTCCATCACTGCTAAAGCCAACCAGCTTAAGGAGTATCTT GACCTCCCTATAAAGGAAAAACGGCTTCGGGAACTTGAGTTGCTCATTGCCAAAGAAGATTTCTGGAATGATGCGGACAAGGCCACTGAGATGTTAAAGGAGCGTACCTCCATCGCTGGTGTTATTGATACCTGTAATGGCATATTTTCAGACATTGAAGATGTGGAGGTGATGCTGGAACTGGCAAAAGAGGAGTCGGACAAGTCTGCTGAGCAGGAAGCCGGTCAGATGCTGGCTCGGCTGGAGAAAAAGGTAAAGCGCTTTTCCCTGGAGATTACCCTTGACGGGGAGGATGATGCCAGAGATGCGATTGTTTCCATCAATGCCGGTGCCGGCGGAACCGATTCCCAGGACTGGGCGGAAATGCTGTTCAGGATGTATACCCGGTGGATTGATAAAAAGGGATACAAATGCCAGATCATCGACTTTCAGGAGGGCGATGAAGCCGGTATCAAGGGGGCAACCCTGCATGTCGCCGGCCCTAACTGTTACGGATTCATGAAAGCCGAATCCGGCGTGCATCGTCTGGTGAGAATTTCCCCGTTCAACGCCGGAGGTAAACGACAGACCTCTTTTGCTGCAGTCTTTGTCTATCCGGAGATCAAGGATGAAATTAATATCGATATCGATGAAGGGGATCTGCGCATTGACGTGTACCGGGCCAGCGGGGCCGGCGGTCAGCATGTAAACAAAACCAGTTCAGCTGTACGTATCACCCATGCGCCCACGGGCGTCGTGGTTCAGTGTCAGCAGGAATCTTCCCAGCACCGGAACCGGGAGATTGCCATGAAAGTGCTCAAATCCCGGCTTTATCAGATAGAAAAACAAAAGCAGGAGCAAAAAAGGCAGAGCCTGCATGACGGCAAGGATGATAATGCCTGGGGCAGCCAGATCCGTTCCTATGTGCTACATCCCTACAGAATGGTGAAAGACCATCGTATTGATCTTGAAATCGGAGATGTGGACCGGGTGCTGAACGGAGATCTTGATCCGTTTATTGAGGGGGTATTGATGTCCGGTGTTTTGGGTAACTAA